A portion of the Glycine max cultivar Williams 82 chromosome 10, Glycine_max_v4.0, whole genome shotgun sequence genome contains these proteins:
- the LOC102668372 gene encoding uncharacterized protein, which translates to MTFGEALQQMPLYSKFLKDMLTRKNKYIHSENIVVEGNCSAVIQKILPPKHKDPRSVTIPCSIGEVSVGKALIDLEANINLMPLSMCRRLGELEIMPTRMTLQLDDCSITRPHGVIEDVLIRVKHFNFPADFVVMYIDEDLEIPIILGCPFMSSASCVVDLGKKK; encoded by the coding sequence ATGACTTTTGGAGAAGCTCTACAACAAATGCCGCTCTACTCTAAATTTCTGAAGGATATGTTGACAAGGAAGAACAAATACATTCACAGTGAGAATATAGTAGTGGAGGGTAACTGCAGTGCAGTCATTCagaagatccttccaccaaaaCATAAAGACCCTAGGAGCGTGaccattccttgttcaattggtgAAGTCTCGGTGGGAAAAGCTCTCATTGACTTGGAAGCCAATATCAActtgatgccactctccatgtgtagAAGGTTGGgggagttggaaataatgcctACAAGAATGACTTTACAGCTAGATGATTGCTCTATAACCAGACCCCACGGTgttattgaagatgttttgattCGAGTCAAACATTTCAATTTCCCAGCTGATTTTGTAGTGATGTACATAGATGAGGATCTTGAAATTCCCATAATTTTGGGATGCCCTTTCATGTCCAGTGCAAGTTGTGTAGTAGACCTGGGAAAGAAAAAGTAG